The nucleotide sequence GGAGGGAGAAGACGGGGTGCCTGGCTTGTTACCTATGGAAGGTGATCAGACCGGAGGTGCTGTTGCGGTGGATGGCGACGGCATCGCGCATGTGAGGGTAGGCTGGTTCGATGCCCGATGGCTGGAGCAATCTGACGATTCCGATGAGGGTGATCCGCGTATCCGGGTGATTGAACTCAAGGTGCAACTGTAGGGCTAGATGATGGATCAGGGGGTAGCACAGCGCAGACAGAGAGGGGTGGGCCTGGTTGAGATCATGGTGGCCCTGGTGGTGGGTATGCTGCTGATCACCGGCGTAGTCCAGGTGTACACCGGTTCTCGAACCTCTTACATGTTGCAGGATGATATGGCGCGATTGCAGGAGAATGGACGTTTCGCGTTCTATCTGCTGGCGCAGGATCTGCGTATGGCGGGCTATTTTGGTTGCAGGCGTGATGTGCCGGTAACAAGCATGCTGGATACGACAGACACTGTCTTCCAGTTTGGTAATCCGGTAACGGGCTATGAGGGCTCTGCGTCGGGCCATTCTCCCGCGCTGCCCGTTGATCTTGATCTGACAGACGTCGACAGTGGTAATGATGTGCTGATCGTGCAGCGTGCGGATGCGCTACAAACGCGTCTCACCAGCACCATTGATGAAACCTCCACATCAGCGGTCATTCACGTGGAAGCTGGGCACGGGATAAGTAACGGCGATATCGTCATGGTCTCGGACTGTGAAGCGGCTACCGTATTCCAGGCTGGTGGCAGCGGCGCTGGACCTGGCAATCCAACCACGGTGATAAAGAATACAGGTCAGGGTGACCCGGGTAATCTCTCGAAGGAATTCGGCCACGCGTATAACGAAGACAGTGCTCAGATATCAAAGGTATTCACGACCGTGTTCTACGTGGCCCCAGGTGTTTCCGGTGAGCCGGCGTTATTCCGCAAGGTCAATGGCGGTACGGCGGAAGAGCTGATCGACGGTGTGGAGCGTTTTCATGTGGACTACGGGCTTGATCCGGCTGGTGCCGGGCGTGTAATCCGTTACGAATCTGCAGCAGACATGTCGGCTGCAGAATGGGGCGCGGTATCCAGTGTCCGGATTTCGCTGCTACTGAGAGGGCGGCGCGACAACATGGTGGACGAGCCACAATCGCTGCTGTTCAACGGCGAAGTGGTTGACGGTGCCGATCGCCGACTGCGCTCGGTGATCACTACCACTGTGGCTATGCGAAATCGCATTCGATAGGACGTATGCATGATGGGCAAGATACATGGCCAGGCTAGAGGTCAGCGAGGCGCGGCCCTGATGATTGGGTTGGTGCTGTTGCTGGTAATGACGCTGATGGGGATCGCTGCCATGCGTTCCACAACCATGCAGGAGCGCATGGCAGGCTCATTGCAAGACCAGAATCGTGCACTCCAGGCCGCTGAATCAGCCCTGCGCGGTGGCGAACAGGCACTTCGAGGCGTAGCCGTGCCGACCTTTGATGGTGATGGCTGGTACGACATCCTCGATGATCTGGCGCGCCCCACGTGGGATACAGATCCTACCAATACAAGCGCTAATCGTGCCATTGAATATACAGGAGATACTGCGCTTGATGAGTCGCTGGATCGCCCTCCGCAGTACTACATTGAGCGCCTGGTGCCGGTTATTGCAGAGCGTGGCCCGGGAGGCTCTCTCTCACTGGGTGATGGTGAAGCACTTGAAGAAATGGATCTCTACCGGGTTGTGGCACGCGGTTTTGGTCGTAATAGCAACACGGTGGTTATCGTTGAAAGTATTTTCCGGCGCTGAATGTAATGTCAGGGCGGGGAGGGGATATGAAGATGCTCCGAATCGGTAAAAGGTTGCTCTGGGGTGCCGTGGTAATGGCCTGGTTTCCAGCAAGCGTGTCAGCGATAGAGATTTCGCAGACTCCTTTGTTTATTGCTTCAAATGTGCCGGGCAACCTCGCGCTGGTGCCTTCGGTGGAATATCCCACCGTGATCAGTGTGGCCAACCTGGGCGACTACAATCAGAATACCAGTTATATTGGCTATTTTGATGCAGGGAAGTGTTATCGTTATAGCAGTGATAATTCGGAGTCGCAGCGTCATTTTTACCCTGTGTCCATAACGACCGATCACCGTTGCACCGGCACCGGGCAGTGGAGTGGAAACTTCCTTAACTGGGCAACCACGCAAACTATCGATCCGTTTCGCATGGTGCTTACCGGCGGTTATCGAGTAAAGGACACCGCTACTGAAACCTGGCTTGAAAAAGCCCGGCATGATCGTAATGAGCTGTTTCCGGATAGGAGTATCTCAGGTAGTTCTGTGGTGTCTGGTGCGACGCCTTTTGATGCCAGTAATTTTAAGGTAAGGATTCAGGGTCTTGATAACCAAATGCGCTTTCGCACTGGGACCGGGGATTTCTCATCTTCTGCGTCTACCTATAATGGTAGTTACCACAATAATAATACGACCTACACGTTATCGGTCAGAGTCAAGGTATGTGATCCCGACGTGGGTGTAGAGGCCAATTGTGTCGAATACAACAATGGATGGAAGCCTGAGGGGTTGATACAGGCATACTCGGAAGATATCCGCTTCAGTATTTTTGGCTATTTGAATGACAGTGACGCCTCTCGTGATGGCGGGGTAATGCGAGCGCCGCAGAAATACGTCGGGCCTCGTCAGTATGATGCCCAGCAGGGCTGGATTGATAACCCCTATAAAGAATGGGATGCGGGCACCGGCGTGTTTGTCCGTAATCCGGATAGCGATTACGCAACGGAAACGAGTGGCTCGTGGGATATCTCTATCGAGGACAGTGGTGTAATCAACTACCTGAACAAGTTTGGTCAACTCAATGATAATAACTTCAAGAGCCATGACCCGGTCAGTGAACTGTATTATACGGCGCACCGCTATTTTCGTGGTTTGGGGCCGGTGGCGGCCTACTCCAGCAAGGGCTCTGCTAATGCCAGTACACGCAGAGCCTGGGCAGATAACTTTCCTGTAATAGATGATTGGAGCGGTATCGATCCAATCCAGTACGCATGCCAGGCCAATGTGATTCTTGGTATTGGTGATGCCAACACACACCGGGATAAAAACCTCCCCGGCAGCACATATGGAAACAACGAGCCTAACAAGCCGACGCAGGTGAGCCAGGATAGTGCAATAAACGTGGTGGCATTGACCAATCTCGTTGGCCAGCTTGAGGGAATCGGTAATATCGGCAGCTCAAGTAGCTTCAGTGGCCGGGATAATTCTGCATTCA is from Isoalcanivorax pacificus W11-5 and encodes:
- a CDS encoding PilW family protein, which produces MDQGVAQRRQRGVGLVEIMVALVVGMLLITGVVQVYTGSRTSYMLQDDMARLQENGRFAFYLLAQDLRMAGYFGCRRDVPVTSMLDTTDTVFQFGNPVTGYEGSASGHSPALPVDLDLTDVDSGNDVLIVQRADALQTRLTSTIDETSTSAVIHVEAGHGISNGDIVMVSDCEAATVFQAGGSGAGPGNPTTVIKNTGQGDPGNLSKEFGHAYNEDSAQISKVFTTVFYVAPGVSGEPALFRKVNGGTAEELIDGVERFHVDYGLDPAGAGRVIRYESAADMSAAEWGAVSSVRISLLLRGRRDNMVDEPQSLLFNGEVVDGADRRLRSVITTTVAMRNRIR
- a CDS encoding pilus assembly PilX family protein, which gives rise to MMGKIHGQARGQRGAALMIGLVLLLVMTLMGIAAMRSTTMQERMAGSLQDQNRALQAAESALRGGEQALRGVAVPTFDGDGWYDILDDLARPTWDTDPTNTSANRAIEYTGDTALDESLDRPPQYYIERLVPVIAERGPGGSLSLGDGEALEEMDLYRVVARGFGRNSNTVVIVESIFRR